A region of the Nitrospira sp. genome:
TCCAATTTCGGCAGGCAATACTTGCGATCCATGTATACCACTTGTTCGAGCAGATCGGCGGCGTCCTGCACACGCCCCATGTCCTCATAACATTGAGCCAGCACGTATCGGGCGCCACCGACACGAAGCTCATCGCCTAATCGCTCGGCGACCGACTGACTGGTTTGGCAACAAGCGGTGGCCTCATTGTAGCGTTTTTGTATCAAGAATGTGCGGCCTATCATGCGCCAGGCGTCCGCCACACCGCCCAGATTCCCCAACCGGCGCATCAACTCCAACGATCGTTCGTACAACTGAATAGCCTCCTCAAAGTGACCGGTTTCACGAGCCACCAAACCAAGGTCCGAGAACAGGACGGCTTGGGCCGACTCATCATGTGTTTTGGTCATGAGATCGAGTGCCTCCAGATAATACGCCCGTGCCCGATCCCATTCGCCAGCATCAGCCCGAAGGTTCCCCAGGTTGGCCAGCGTCGTCCCGATGCCCTTTTCATCACCGAGGACTTTTTGCAATTCCAAGACCTCCTGATAATTCGCCTGGGCGGCATCACGCCGTCCGCTGACTGCGCAGATATTCCCCAAGTTACCCAGTGTGGCAACCAGGGCACGTTGATCACCGGTGAGCCGATCATACTCTAACGCCTTGGCGTAACAGGTATAGGCCTCCGTGTAGAACCCTCGTGAGAAATGCTCGTTACCTTGTCGATTCAATTCTTCGGAGAGGCTGTGACGCCCTGTCATGACGTCACTGACAAGAGCTGTTCCACTTGCTGTTTCCCGCCGACAAGGATAGAGGCACCGTCTCCGACAAGCAGGCTATCGAAGTTGTACTTCAGGAGACGGCAGAGTCCATCCTTGGCCTTTTGAATGTCCACATACTTTTCGGCAGGAAGCAGACGTACGGAACCGGACGGTTTGCCGATCAGCGCATCCCCTACGATCAACACACCTCGCCCCCGCTCGATAAACAACGCTGATTCTCCTGGAGACTTCTGATCCTTCAGATGGATTGCCCAGATCCCGCCGGGTAATAGCTCACCATCCTTGTAGGTCTTCGTTGGCGTCACATCCATCTGCGCAGCATCGGCTTCCGGCACTCGCAGCTGACACCTGAGATCTGCTTGATAGACCGCAGCCTCTCGGATGTGATCTCGGTTCGTGATGATGATGTAGTCAATCGGCTCATGTCGGCGGACGACCGTTCTCGCCTCGGCCGTCATCGGGGGTGGGTCTACTAGGATCTTATGTTCACCGATCATCAGAAACAGCCCATTGAAGTCGAGCTGCTTCTCCTCAGAAAACCACGACCATTGCCAGATATCGGGCAGGATTTGTTTCATAGCAAGATATGGCGACTTATTATCATTGGGGATTCATGACATCACAGAACTCACAGGGCTGCGATGGCGTCCTTGACCGTCTTGGTGACTTTCGTCCGGATACTTGCTTCGTGAGGCAAATCGATAATGTCGTCTTCGGGGACGGTGATAAATTTACGATTCGGCCCTTTCGTCAGCGAGATCAAGAACATACTGTTGGAAGGAGTGACAGGAATCACGACTTGGACAGACCCGTCAATTCCCTGTACCACTTCTAGAAACTTTTGTTTCCCCTCCTCCATCTCATCCATCGTTTCCTTTTCTCCTCTCTGCACTGTTATTATCGCGCGCGAAGAGGGGCTGATGCTTCTCTGGCGCTTCCGGGTTCAGCATAGGTAGAGATCAAGCCCTCCCCACTGGAAGTAGATCGCCGTTTTGAAGTGCTCGATGTTGCGGAACCCGCAGGCCATGCGCTTGATCTTCTGGATCTGGCTGTTGAGCCCCTCGCTCATTGCGACCTCCCTTTCGAGAAGAGCGCCGAGCCTCGTGATCAAGAGACCATGATCCTATGCTGCTCCAGTGCCTCACCAGAAGACCCTTGCATCTTCGGAGGTCATCGGCGCCTAAGAGATGTATCCTATCATGGCAATTTTTGGAGGGGCAACCGCAGCGTAGAGTAGAAACTAATCTTGGGCAGGACCTTCGCGCTGGTTCAGCATATCCTTGAGCTGGTCCTTGGCCGTCCCCTCAAATCGAACAAACTCGATTCCGAATCGATCACCTTGCTTCCATCGGACGATGGCAAGAGTGATGATGATCGGAGGCCGAGCACCTGGAGGCTGCACGTGAAGACACACACGCGCTCCGATAGGAAGCTGGATCTGACTGTCAACCTCACCGCCGGCGAGTGTCAGGTTCCTCACCATCCCATGGCCTGCCCCTTCGTCTCCGGTGAATTGGACGGGATAGTCGACCGGCACTCGTGGTCGACCTCTTGGTTGCAGCTCTTTTTCGTCGTCTTGTTCAGGCGGCATCATATCGTAGGAGTCCACTCAGCGCGCTGATTCGAATAGGCCAAGCTGAAGCTCTTCCGCACGGGTAAACGGGAGGGGATAGCGTTCCGTGAAACAGGCCGTACAGTATTGATCAGGTGTCTTTGGTGCAGACTTGAGCATCCCATCAAGGCTGAGATAGGCCAAGCTGTCCGCAGTGATGTATTTGCGGATTTCTTCGGTTGAGTGATCAGAGGCGATCAGCTCTTTTTTCGTCGGAGTATCGATTCCATAGAAACAGGGCGAGATGATCGGCGGTGAGCTAATTCGCATGTGGACTTCTTTCGCCCCGGCTTGTCGGATCATCTTGACGATCTTGCGACTCGTCGTGCCACGAACTAACGAATCGTCAATGACAACAACCCGCTTCCCCTCCAACACCTCCGGCACAGCATTCAGCTTAACCTTGACCCCGAAGTGACGAATCGACTGTTCGGGTTCAATGAATGTCCGCCCAACGTAGTGGTTACGGATCAAACCGGTTTCAAAGCGAATCCCAGCCCCTTCGGCATAACCAAGCGCCGCCGGGACACCGGAGTCTGGAACAGGAATGACGATATCTGCCGGTACCCCCGCCTCCTGAGCCAACTGCCGTCCCAGCGCCTTACGCGTGGTATAAACGGTGTTTCCCCCGAAGATTTTACTATCAGGCCTGGCAAAATACACATACTCGAACACACACATGGCTGGATGCTGTTTGGGAAACGGATGATGACTATCGAGCCCTTGGTCGGTGATCACGATCAGCTCACCCGGTTCCACCTCTCGAATATACTCGGCATCAAGCAAGTCCAATGCACAGGTCTCCGACGCCACAATCCAGCCACCACGAAGACGCCCGATACAGAGCGGTCTGAGTCCGTACGGATCACGCGCGGCGATGAGCCCATTGTCGGTCATCAAAACAACAGAAAATGCGCCGCGCACCTGACTCAGCGCATCGACGATACGCGCGAGAAAGGAATCTGCGCGTGAATGGGCGATGAGGTGGATAATGACCTCACTATCCGATGTGGACTGGAAGATCGCCCCGTAGGCTTCCAGTTCGTGTCGGAGCATCTGGGCATTGATGAGATTGCCATTATGCGCCAACGCCAAATTGCCCAGCGCAAAATTCACGGTCAATGGCTGCACATTCTTAAAGTCGTTGCCGCCGGTCGTGGAATAGCGATTGTGTCCGACGGCCATATGGCCGGGCAATTTCTCCAGCACTGACTTGTGAAAAATGTCGGCGACAAGACCCATGCCTTTCTGCACGAACACTTGCTCCCCATCCCCCGCGACAATTCCGGATGCCTCTTGCCCGCGATGCTGCAGCGCGTACAGACCCAAGTACGTCAGATTGGCTGCTTCTTCGTGGCCGAAGACGCCGAAGACGGCGCATTCGTCGTGGAACTTATCTGGCGAGACGATCGGCAGTTCTTTGTGCATGATCCTTAACAATTCACGAGGCTAGGAATGGTTCAACGTTTGCTCCAAGGAACACGCCCACCGATCATATAGTGTCGCCACCGGCTGATCGATCACCTGTTCCATCGAACCGTCCTCTCCCACAGACACGACCAGCCGTTCACCGGAAACGGCCCCGATCACTTCCACCGGCACACCAAAGCGCCTCGCCTCGGAAAGTATCGTCTGTCGATCGACCGGCTTTGCGGAGACCACCACCCGCGATTGACTTTCGCCAAAGAGAACGGCGTCTTTTCGAAGCCGACCTCTGTTCAAGCTTACTACGGCACCGAAAGTCCGCTCTGGTCCAGAGATGCAGCTTTCCGTCAATGCGACAACAACACCGCCTTCCGAACAATCATGGGCGGATCGTAAGAAACCATTCTGAATCAGGGACAGCACGCAATCATGGAGCGCCTTTTCCGCAGTCAGACTGAGATAGGGCGGCGACCCCTGTTCACGAGCATGCACGACCTTGAGATACTCCGTTCCACCCAAATCCTCACGAGAAGAGCCAAGCAAGAGGATCTCGTCGCCTTCCTGCTTGAACCACTGAGTCATCGACCGTTCCACATCATCGATCAACCCAACCATACCCAGCATGGGGGTTGGGTAAATGGAAAGTTCATTCGTTTCATTATAAAAGCTGACATTCCCGCTCACGATGGGAATCTGAAAATGCTCGCAGGCGTCTTTCATGCCTTCGATTGCCATCACGAACTGCCACATGATCTCCGGTCGTTCCGGATTACCGAAATTGAGACAATCCGTCAAACCAATCGGTACCGCCCCGGAGCAGACGAGATTCCTCGCCGCCTCAGCCACGGCCAGCCTGGCCCCTTCATAGGGATTCAACAGGCAATACCGGCTGTTGCAATCGACTGTCATGGCCACAGCTTTGTTCGTGCCTTTGATCCGCACCACCGCGGCATCGGATCCAGGACGAACCGTCGTATTCGTCCGCACCATGTGATCATACTGTTCGTAGACCCATCGCTTGCTGGCAATGGTCGGCGACTCCAACAAGGCCAACAGGGCCACATTTGCGTCTTTCACATCTGGAAGGACGTCATAATTCAGGTTCGTCAGCATATCCTGATACGCTGGTGGCTGATAAGGCCGTTCATACCGAGGTCCGTCGTCGGCCAACGATTTGGCAGGAATTTCCGCCACGACCTTGCCCTGATCTTTCACACGCAAGATACCGTCTGCCGTCACCGTTCCGACTACAGCCACATCCAAATCCCACTTCCTGCAAATGGCGATACAGTCCTCTTCTTTGCCGGCTTTTGCCACCATCAACATCCGCTCTTGCGACTCGGACAGCATAATCTCGTATGGCGTCATCCCAGGCTCTCGCCTTGGGACCACGGTCAGATCCAATTCCATCCCGTTACCGGCACGGGAGGCCATCTCACACGACGAACTCGTCAGCCCTGCCGCCCCCATATCTTGAATCCCGACGAGCAGATCTCCCTCCATCAACTCGAGACACGCTTCGAGTAGCAATTTTTCGGTAAAGGGATCACCGACCTGTACCGTCGGCCGCTTCTGCTCTGATTGATCGTCGAACGAATCGGATGCCATCGTCGCCCCATGAATCCCATCACGGCCTGTTTTGGAACCGAAGTAGATCACAGGATTCCCAACGCCTGCCGCCGTGCCACGGAAAATTTTGTCTGTATGGGCCAGACCGAGACAGAACACGTTGACCAATGGATTCAGCGCGTAGATATCATTGAAGACGATCTCGCCTCCCACAGTAGGAACTCCCATGCAATTGCCGTAACCAGCAATGCCGGAAACGACCCCCTTCATGAGATGACGAGTCTTGGGCGAGTGCAGCTCTCCAAACCGCAGGGAATCGAGCAGCGCAATCGGCCTCGCGCCCATCGTAAAGATGTCGCGCAGAATGCCACCCACTCCCGTGGCTGCGCCCTGATAGGGCTCGATAAACGATGGGTGGTTGTGCGATTCCATCTTGAATACCACGCACAACCCGTCGCCAATATCGACGGCCCCGGCATTTTCCCCTGGCCCCTGGACGACACGAGGCCCAGTCGTCGGCAGCTTCTTTAAATGCACGCGCGAGCTTTTGTACGAGCAGTGCTCGGACCACATCACGGAAAACATGCCGAGTTCCGTCAGATTGGGCTCACGCCCGAGAATGTCGATGATTTTTTGATACTCCTCGCTCGTCAAATTGTGCTGAGCGATGAGTTCTTTGGTAATTGGCGGAGTACGGGCCTGCATCATGTCCTAAACTCCACAGTAACGAAGCGTTCCACAGTATATCGAATCTGCTACGGATGTGTCTTCAGGACATGGCGGCAACAGTTACACGTACTGAACAACGTGACCGGCGAGATACCAGAATAGCACCTCGCCGGTCCGTCGATCTGAATCGTAAGCCCTGAGCTGTTACTGAACTTCCACCTTAATGGCTGCTTCCGCGGCTAACATTTGATGATCCTTATCTGCCGCAATGACCTTGATCTCATGAGTCCCTGAACTCATCCCTTTGACGGTCTTTTTGTCCCAGCCCTTCTGATATTCGCCATCAACAAAACAATGGGCATGCGTCGCCTGGGTGCCCTTCGTGAGCTCATAGACCAGTTCAATATCTTTTCCCACCTTGGCGCCAGGCGCCGGACTCGTGATCGTGAGCTTGCTCCCGTCATCCGTCGCAGCAAACACACCAGCGCCAGAACACAAGGTGAATAGACCAATGGCTGCCACTAATGCACCTATACGTCTCATTGCGACCCTCCTCTAGATATAAAAGAAGTTGAAACTGTTACCGACCAACTGACTGAATACTTTACCGTGCGCACTTTCGATCTTCAATCCTCAGGAGAACGATCCCGCCAAATCATCGTTGGAGCGCTTACCAGACTTCTGCCACCTGCTTCTGCTCTAAAAACGAGATCATCGATTGAAAGAGGTGTCTCCCATCTTCATTGCCCAACATGGTCTCGGTACAGCGCTCCGGATGGGGCATCATACCCAGGACATTCCCCTCGGCATTGCAAAGTCCTGCAATGTTGTCGAGCGAGCCGTTTGGACAACTCCCCGGCGTGACCGTCCCATCTACTGTGCAATAGCGGAAGGTGATCTGTGCATTGGCTTGAAGCCCAGCTAAGGTCACCGGATCGGTGTAGTAATTCCCATCCGCATGCGCAATCGGGATTTTGAGCACCTGACCAGGCTTGCACGCATTCGTAAACGGCGTCGCTGCGTTCTCCACTTTGACGTAAGTCTCGCGGCAGATAAAGTGCAGCGACTTATTTCGCAACATGGCCCCGGGCAACAAACCCGCTTCCAGCAGAATCTGAAATCCGTTGCAGATCCCCAGCACCAATTTTCCCTCAGCCGCAAACTGCTTGACTGCCTGCATGACCGGAGAAAACCGCGCAATCGCCCCGGTACGGAGATAATCGCCATATGAAAATCCCCCCGGCAGGATCACCGCGTCCAAGCCGGCTACTGACGACTCCTTATGCCACACCATTGTGGCATTCTGCCCGAGCACATCTTTCAAGACATGCACACAGTCGTGATCGCAATTACTACCGGGAAATACAAGAACACCGACATTCATGTGGCAGACCCCACGCGAAGTTACGCAGTCAATTCATACCGATAGTCTTCAATGATCGTATTCGCCAGGAGCTTCTCGCACATCGACTTGACTGCAACCTCTGCCTTCGTCTTATCTGTCTCCTGGAGATCTAGCTCCATATACTTGCCGACGCGGACATTGGCCGCATTCCTAAACCCCAATGAGTCCAGTGCATGCTCAATAGCCTTGCCTTGAGGATCCAAGATGCCTGACTTCAACGTTACGTGAATTTTGGCTTTCACAACTTACTCTCCTGCTTTTCCTCGGCCTGATTCAACCGATCCACATATTTCTTGATCCAGAAGATGACGGCAATGGTGAGTCCGCCGCAAAACACCAAGGCCACGAACGCCCACCGCCAGGGTGACTCATGTAACCGATAGGCCATCACTCCGATAATGGCCGCCCAAACCACCACCGAAGCCACCAGCCCATAATTCAAATATGCCCGCAGCATCATTTTCCTTCTCTATCTCTCTTCCACTCTACTAGTTGAAAAGGGTGAGCTGGAATTACCAGGCGCCTTGCGCGAAGGCTCGAGCTTCCCGCACTCCACGACCGATGCGCTCCGCAGAGCGGACGGCGAGCACTGCTCGAAGTTCCGCTAGAATTTCATTCGAAGCGGAACAAGTTGCGCAGCCGAGCAGAGGGAGTGGCACGTGCGGTCGAGCCGGAGTGCCGAAGCCTGGAAATTCCAGCTCGCCCTTTCGTTTACCCACATACCCTTTTCAACACCTCCTGATACGCTTCCTCAATCTTCCCCATATCTTTCCGAAACCGATCTTTATCCATCGATTCGCCGGTCGTCATGTCCCAAAAACGGCACGTGTCTGGAGAAATCTCGTCCGCCAAGATCAGTTTATTGTGAAACACCCCGAACTCGAGCTTGAAATCGACGAGCTGCATCTTCCGCTCGGCGAAGAAGGGTTTGAGGACCTTATTCACCGCGTGCCCGAGCTCTCGCAACTCTCGCAACACTCCTGGCGTTGCGACATTCATCAGCCGTAGATGATCGTCATTGACGAGCGGATCGCCAAGTCCATCATTTTTGTAGTAGAACTCAACAACCGCCGGATCGATCCGGTTGCCCTCTTTCAATCCGAGCCGTTTGGCCAAGCTCCCCGCGACGACGTTCCGAACCACGACTTCGATCGGGACGATCCTGACTTTCTTGGTGAGCATTTCCCGGTCATTCGACCGCTCCACAAAGTGTGTCCGGATCCCGTTTTGCTCCAAGAGCTGAAACAGCCGCTCGGAGACCTTGTTGTTAATGACGCCTTTTTCAACGATGGTGCCGCGCTTCTGTGCGTTGAAGGCCGTCGCATCGTCTTTAAAATACTGCACGACCTGGTCTGGATTTCCCGTCGAAAAGATCTTCTTCGCCTTGCCTTCGTAAAGAAGCTCGCCCATCGCCATGATCGGACCTCTGTAGTTCAACTTACTGCGCCAACAGCTCGACAACCTCGTCCAACGATTTCATCGTCCCGAGTATGGTTGGACTCCCGAATCGCCGCGTATAGCGAAATTCTTGCACCTTCTCAAGCGACAACACCAGGCTGTGAAAATCCTCCAGCTTGGAGGTTTCAAAGTACGTAATGAAGTCCAGATCGTCCAGCCCGCTGGAGTGATAGAGCTTCCGCTTGACCGATTGTAAATA
Encoded here:
- a CDS encoding tetratricopeptide repeat protein; amino-acid sequence: MTGRHSLSEELNRQGNEHFSRGFYTEAYTCYAKALEYDRLTGDQRALVATLGNLGNICAVSGRRDAAQANYQEVLELQKVLGDEKGIGTTLANLGNLRADAGEWDRARAYYLEALDLMTKTHDESAQAVLFSDLGLVARETGHFEEAIQLYERSLELMRRLGNLGGVADAWRMIGRTFLIQKRYNEATACCQTSQSVAERLGDELRVGGARYVLAQCYEDMGRVQDAADLLEQVVYMDRKYCLPKLEENTQRLRALRARLADPYQSRPHRGMQA
- a CDS encoding PilZ domain-containing protein, which gives rise to MDSYDMMPPEQDDEKELQPRGRPRVPVDYPVQFTGDEGAGHGMVRNLTLAGGEVDSQIQLPIGARVCLHVQPPGARPPIIITLAIVRWKQGDRFGIEFVRFEGTAKDQLKDMLNQREGPAQD
- a CDS encoding amidophosphoribosyltransferase, producing MHKELPIVSPDKFHDECAVFGVFGHEEAANLTYLGLYALQHRGQEASGIVAGDGEQVFVQKGMGLVADIFHKSVLEKLPGHMAVGHNRYSTTGGNDFKNVQPLTVNFALGNLALAHNGNLINAQMLRHELEAYGAIFQSTSDSEVIIHLIAHSRADSFLARIVDALSQVRGAFSVVLMTDNGLIAARDPYGLRPLCIGRLRGGWIVASETCALDLLDAEYIREVEPGELIVITDQGLDSHHPFPKQHPAMCVFEYVYFARPDSKIFGGNTVYTTRKALGRQLAQEAGVPADIVIPVPDSGVPAALGYAEGAGIRFETGLIRNHYVGRTFIEPEQSIRHFGVKVKLNAVPEVLEGKRVVVIDDSLVRGTTSRKIVKMIRQAGAKEVHMRISSPPIISPCFYGIDTPTKKELIASDHSTEEIRKYITADSLAYLSLDGMLKSAPKTPDQYCTACFTERYPLPFTRAEELQLGLFESAR
- the purL gene encoding phosphoribosylformylglycinamidine synthase subunit PurL, with translation MQARTPPITKELIAQHNLTSEEYQKIIDILGREPNLTELGMFSVMWSEHCSYKSSRVHLKKLPTTGPRVVQGPGENAGAVDIGDGLCVVFKMESHNHPSFIEPYQGAATGVGGILRDIFTMGARPIALLDSLRFGELHSPKTRHLMKGVVSGIAGYGNCMGVPTVGGEIVFNDIYALNPLVNVFCLGLAHTDKIFRGTAAGVGNPVIYFGSKTGRDGIHGATMASDSFDDQSEQKRPTVQVGDPFTEKLLLEACLELMEGDLLVGIQDMGAAGLTSSSCEMASRAGNGMELDLTVVPRREPGMTPYEIMLSESQERMLMVAKAGKEEDCIAICRKWDLDVAVVGTVTADGILRVKDQGKVVAEIPAKSLADDGPRYERPYQPPAYQDMLTNLNYDVLPDVKDANVALLALLESPTIASKRWVYEQYDHMVRTNTTVRPGSDAAVVRIKGTNKAVAMTVDCNSRYCLLNPYEGARLAVAEAARNLVCSGAVPIGLTDCLNFGNPERPEIMWQFVMAIEGMKDACEHFQIPIVSGNVSFYNETNELSIYPTPMLGMVGLIDDVERSMTQWFKQEGDEILLLGSSREDLGGTEYLKVVHAREQGSPPYLSLTAEKALHDCVLSLIQNGFLRSAHDCSEGGVVVALTESCISGPERTFGAVVSLNRGRLRKDAVLFGESQSRVVVSAKPVDRQTILSEARRFGVPVEVIGAVSGERLVVSVGEDGSMEQVIDQPVATLYDRWACSLEQTLNHS
- the purQ gene encoding phosphoribosylformylglycinamidine synthase subunit PurQ: MNVGVLVFPGSNCDHDCVHVLKDVLGQNATMVWHKESSVAGLDAVILPGGFSYGDYLRTGAIARFSPVMQAVKQFAAEGKLVLGICNGFQILLEAGLLPGAMLRNKSLHFICRETYVKVENAATPFTNACKPGQVLKIPIAHADGNYYTDPVTLAGLQANAQITFRYCTVDGTVTPGSCPNGSLDNIAGLCNAEGNVLGMMPHPERCTETMLGNEDGRHLFQSMISFLEQKQVAEVW
- the purS gene encoding phosphoribosylformylglycinamidine synthase subunit PurS, which gives rise to MKAKIHVTLKSGILDPQGKAIEHALDSLGFRNAANVRVGKYMELDLQETDKTKAEVAVKSMCEKLLANTIIEDYRYELTA
- a CDS encoding phosphoribosylaminoimidazolesuccinocarboxamide synthase, producing MAMGELLYEGKAKKIFSTGNPDQVVQYFKDDATAFNAQKRGTIVEKGVINNKVSERLFQLLEQNGIRTHFVERSNDREMLTKKVRIVPIEVVVRNVVAGSLAKRLGLKEGNRIDPAVVEFYYKNDGLGDPLVNDDHLRLMNVATPGVLRELRELGHAVNKVLKPFFAERKMQLVDFKLEFGVFHNKLILADEISPDTCRFWDMTTGESMDKDRFRKDMGKIEEAYQEVLKRVCG